The following proteins are encoded in a genomic region of Rubrobacter xylanophilus DSM 9941:
- a CDS encoding ComEC/Rec2 family competence protein codes for MRRRALAPALVLVLLLFAACGGVRGGAGPPPSGALSVSFIDVGQGDSVLVQAGGEDYLVDAGNPEEGPVVVDFLRERGVDDLEGLVSTSGDADHAGGLADVLEAFPVERIYLSGYPKDTLTYAGFLRAVRAEEGADVERVRAGYRTEWGGVRVDVLNPPPGGYFSGSNDNSVAVLLTYGRARVLLAGDAERRAEEYMAGGPHTGPLTVLKVNHHGSETSSGPLFLSRFRPKVAVIQCGRDNPYGHPDPEVLERLRRVGARVFRTDLHGDVIVTIRRDLVEVAVERPARAGA; via the coding sequence GTGAGGCGCCGCGCTCTGGCCCCCGCGCTGGTGCTCGTCCTGCTCCTCTTCGCCGCCTGCGGCGGGGTCCGGGGCGGCGCCGGGCCGCCGCCGTCCGGGGCGCTCTCGGTGAGCTTCATAGACGTGGGGCAGGGGGACTCCGTGCTCGTGCAGGCCGGCGGGGAGGACTACCTGGTGGACGCCGGAAACCCCGAGGAGGGGCCGGTCGTGGTGGATTTCCTGCGGGAGCGGGGCGTGGACGACCTGGAGGGGCTCGTCTCCACCAGCGGGGACGCCGACCACGCCGGGGGGCTCGCCGACGTGCTCGAGGCCTTCCCGGTCGAGAGGATCTACCTCTCCGGCTACCCCAAGGACACCCTCACCTACGCGGGCTTTCTGCGGGCCGTCCGGGCCGAGGAGGGGGCCGACGTCGAGCGGGTGCGGGCGGGGTACAGGACGGAGTGGGGCGGGGTGAGGGTAGACGTGCTCAACCCGCCGCCCGGCGGCTACTTCTCCGGCTCCAACGACAACTCCGTGGCGGTGCTGCTGACCTACGGGAGGGCCCGCGTCCTGCTCGCGGGGGACGCCGAGCGGCGGGCCGAGGAGTACATGGCGGGCGGGCCCCACACCGGCCCGCTCACCGTCCTCAAGGTAAACCACCACGGGTCCGAGACCTCCTCCGGCCCGCTCTTTCTCAGCCGCTTCAGGCCGAAGGTCGCCGTGATACAGTGCGGGCGGGACAACCCCTACGGGCACCCGGACCCGGAGGTGCTGGAGCGCCTGCGCCGGGTCGGGGCCAGGGTCTTCAGGACCGACCTGCACGGGGACGTGATCGTCACCATCCGCCGCGACCTCGTGGAGGTGGCGGTCGAGAGGCCGGCGCGGGCCGGGGCCTGA